A DNA window from Jaculus jaculus isolate mJacJac1 chromosome 1, mJacJac1.mat.Y.cur, whole genome shotgun sequence contains the following coding sequences:
- the Tmem151a gene encoding transmembrane protein 151A has product MPEGGDGSGGEMPPLVADGEPLREEQRPLKQSLGGSLCQESHWKCLLLTLLIHACGAVVAWCRLATVPRLVLGPEAALARGAGGPPPTYPASPCSDGYLYIPLAFVSLLYLLYLAECWHCHVRSCQAPRTDANTVLALIHRLQQAPPCVWWKATSYHYVRRTRQITRYRNGDAYTTTQVYHERADSRTARGEFDYSAHGVRDVSKELVGLAEHAATRLRFTKCFSFGSAEAEASYLTQRARFFSANEGLDDYLEAREGMHLKDVDFRESLMVFADPRSPPWYARAWVFWLVSAATLSWPLRVVAAYGTAHVHYQVEKLFGASSPPPGAMPSGPPLSRVATVDFTELEWHICSNRQLVPSYSEAVVMGAGSGAYLRSCQRCRRSVSSNSLPPARPSGPRLPFSRSRLSLGAGGRATPGVFRSLSGGPLGRRGEDTEPLESPPCYEDALYFPVLIVHGDSGCRGDGQGAL; this is encoded by the exons ATGCCCGAGGGCGGCGATGGTTCCGGCGGGGAGATGCCCCCGCTCGTCGCGGACGGCGAGCCGCTGCGAGAAGAG CAGCGGCCCTTGAAGCAGTCTCTGGGAGGCTCCCTGTGCCAAGAGTCTCACTGGAAGTGCCTGCTCCTCACACTCCTCATCCACGCCTGTGGGGCTGTGGTGGCCTGGTGTCGCCTGGCCACTGTACCTCGGTTGGTTCTGGGGCCTGAGGCAGCTTTGGCGCGTGGGGCCGGTGGTCCGCCACCCACCTACCCAGCCAGCCCCTGCTCCGATGGCTACCTGTACATCCCGCTGGCCTTTGTCTCCCTCCTCTACCTCCTGTACCTGGCAGAGTGCTGGCACTGTCATGTGCGGTCGTGCCAGGCGCCTCGCACTGACGCCAATACCGTGCTTGCCCTGATCCACCGGCTACAGCAGGCACCGCCCTGCGTGTGGTGGAAGGCCACCAGCTACCACTATGTGCGCCGCACACGCCAGATCACCCGCTACCGCAATGGCGATGCCTACACCACCACTCAGGTCTACCATGAGAGGGCTGACAGCCGAACGGCGAGGGGCGAGTTTGACTACTCAGCTCACGGTGTCCGGGATGTCTCCAAGGAGCTCGTGGGCCTGGCTGAGCACGCGGCCACTCGACTACGCTTCACCAAGTGCTTCAGCTTTGGCAGCGCCGAGGCCGAGGCCTCGTACCTCACGCAGAGGGCTCGCTTCTTCAGCGCCAACGAGGGCCTGGATGACTACCTGGAGGCCCGCGAGGGCATGCACCTAAAGGACGTGGACTTCCGCGAGTCCCTCATGGTCTTTGCTGACCCCCGCAGCCCACCCTGGTATGCCCGCGCCTGGGTCTTCTGGCTCGTGTCAGCAGCCACACTGTCCTGGCCACTGCGCGTGGTGGCAGCCTACGGCACAGCCCATGTGCACTACCAGGTAGAAAAGCTTTTTGGTGCCAGTTCGCCACCTCCAGGGGCCATGCCCAGTGGGCCACCGCTCTCTCGTGTGGCCACTGTGGACTTCACTGAGCTCGAGTGGCATATCTGCTCCAACCGGCAGCTGGTGCCCAGCTACTCGGAGGCTGTGGTCATGGGTGCTGGCTCAGGTGCCTACCTGCGAAGCTGCCAGCGCTGCCGCCGCTCAGTTAGCAGCAACTCGCTGCCACCTGCCAGGCCCAGTGGGCCCCGCCTGCCCTTCAGCCGCAGCCGCCTTTCGCTGGGTGCTGGGGGCCGAGCCACCCCTGGAGTCTTCCGCAGCTTGAGCGGGGGTCCCCTGGGCCGCCGAGGGGAGGATACCGAGCCCCTGGAAAGCCCTCCGTGCTACGAGGATGCTCTTTACTTCCCAGTGCTCATTGTCCATGGCGACAGTGGCTGCCGGGGGGATGGGCAAGGTGCACTCTGA
- the Yif1a gene encoding protein YIF1A isoform X1: MAYHSGYGAHGSKHRTRAAPDPPPLFDDTSGGYSSQSGAYPAPGADVAFSVNHLLGDPMANMAMAYGSSIASQGKDMMHKELHRFVSVNKLKYFFAVDTAYVAKKLGLLVFPYTHQNWEVQYSRDVPLPPRQDLNAPDLYIPTMAFITYVLLAGMALGLQQRFSPEVLGLCASTALVWVVMEVLALFLGLYLATVHNDLSTFHLLAYSGYKYVGMILSVLTGLLFGSDGYYVALAWTSSALMYFIVRSLRTAALGPETMGGPAPRQRVQLYLTLGAAAFQPLIIYWLTFHLVR, translated from the exons ATGGCTTACCACTCGGGCTACGGAGCCCACG GTTCCAAACACAGGACCCGAGCAGCTCCAGATCCCCCTCCTCTTTTTGATGACACAAGTGGTGGTTATTCCAGTCAGTCAGGGGCATACCCAGCTCCAGGAGCCGACGTAGCCTTCAGTGTCAACCACTTGCTTGGGGACCCAATGGCGAACATGGCTATGGCCTATGGCAGCTCCATTGCATCCCAAGGGAAGGAtatgatgcacaaggag cTGCACCGTTTTGTGTCTGTGAACAAACTCAAGTATTTTTTTGCTGTGGACACAGCCTATGTGGCCAAGAAGCTAGGGCTGCTGGTCTTCCCCTACACACACCAG AACTGGGAAGTGCAGTACAGTCGTGATGTGCCTCTGCCCCCGCGGCAAGACCTCAACGCCCCTGACCTCTATATCCCCA CCATGGCCTTCATCACCTATGTGCTGCTGGCTGGGATGGCACTTGGCCTTCAGCAAAG GTTCTCCCCAGAGGTGCTGGGCCTGTGTGCGAGTACAGCACTGGTGTGGGTGGTGATGGAGGTGCTTGCCCTGTTCCTGGGCCTCTACCTGGCTACTGTGCACAATGACTTGAGTACCTTCCACCTGCTGGCCTACAGCGGCTACAAATATGTGGG AATGATCCTCAGTGTGCTCACAGGGCTGCTATTTGGCAGTGATGGCTACTACGTGGCCCTGGCCTGGACCTCATCTGCGCTCATGTACTTCATT GTGCGCTCTCTGCGGACAGCAGCCCTGGGCCCTGAGACCATGGGGGGACCAGCCCCTCGGCAGCGTGTCCAGCTTTACCTGACTCTGGGAGCTGCGGCCTTCCAGCCCCTTATCATATACTGGCTGACCTTCCACCTGGTCCGGTAA
- the Yif1a gene encoding protein YIF1A isoform X2, with the protein MAYHSGYGAHGSKHRTRAAPDPPPLFDDTSGGYSSQSGAYPAPGADVAFSVNHLLGDPMANMAMAYGSSIASQGKDMMHKELHRFVSVNKLKYFFAVDTAYVAKKLGLLVFPYTHQNWEVQYSRDVPLPPRQDLNAPDLYIPTMAFITYVLLAGMALGLQQRFSPEVLGLCASTALVWVVMEVLALFLGLYLATVHNDLSTFHLLAYSGYKYVGCALCGQQPWALRPWGDQPLGSVSSFT; encoded by the exons ATGGCTTACCACTCGGGCTACGGAGCCCACG GTTCCAAACACAGGACCCGAGCAGCTCCAGATCCCCCTCCTCTTTTTGATGACACAAGTGGTGGTTATTCCAGTCAGTCAGGGGCATACCCAGCTCCAGGAGCCGACGTAGCCTTCAGTGTCAACCACTTGCTTGGGGACCCAATGGCGAACATGGCTATGGCCTATGGCAGCTCCATTGCATCCCAAGGGAAGGAtatgatgcacaaggag cTGCACCGTTTTGTGTCTGTGAACAAACTCAAGTATTTTTTTGCTGTGGACACAGCCTATGTGGCCAAGAAGCTAGGGCTGCTGGTCTTCCCCTACACACACCAG AACTGGGAAGTGCAGTACAGTCGTGATGTGCCTCTGCCCCCGCGGCAAGACCTCAACGCCCCTGACCTCTATATCCCCA CCATGGCCTTCATCACCTATGTGCTGCTGGCTGGGATGGCACTTGGCCTTCAGCAAAG GTTCTCCCCAGAGGTGCTGGGCCTGTGTGCGAGTACAGCACTGGTGTGGGTGGTGATGGAGGTGCTTGCCCTGTTCCTGGGCCTCTACCTGGCTACTGTGCACAATGACTTGAGTACCTTCCACCTGCTGGCCTACAGCGGCTACAAATATGTGGG GTGCGCTCTCTGCGGACAGCAGCCCTGGGCCCTGAGACCATGGGGGGACCAGCCCCTCGGCAGCGTGTCCAGCTTTACCTGA
- the Cnih2 gene encoding protein cornichon homolog 2 isoform X1: MAFTFAAFCYMLTLVLCASLIFFVIWHIIAFDELRTDFKNPIDQGNPARARERLKNIERICCLLRKLVVPEYSIHGLFCLMFLCAAEWVTLGLNIPLLFYHLWRYFHRPADGSEVMYDAVSIMNADILNYCQKESWCKLAFYLLSFFYYLYSMVYTLVSF; this comes from the exons ATGGCGTTCACCTTCGCCGCGTTCTGCTACATGCTCACCCTGGTGCTGTGCGCCTCCCTCATCTTCTTTGTCATCTGGCAC ATCATAGCCTTTGACGAGCTACGGACTGACTTCAAGAACCCCATTGACCAGGGGAACCCAGCGCGGGCA CGCGAGCGGTTAAAAAACATCGAGCGCATCTGCTGTCTCCTGAGGAAG CTGGTGGTTCCGGAATACTCCATCCACGGCCTCTTCTGTCTGATGTTTCTGTGTGCAGCAGAGTGGGTGACCCTGGGCCTCAACATCCCCCTCCTCTTCTATCACCTTTGGAG GTACTTCCACCGTCCTGCGGATGGCTCTGAGGTCATGTATGATGCGGTCTCCATCATGAATGCTGACATCCTCAACTACTGCCAGAAGGAGTCCTGGTGCAAACTCGCCTTCTACCTGCTCTCCTTCTTCTATTACTTATACAG TATGGTTTATACGTTGGTGAGTTTCTAA
- the Cnih2 gene encoding protein cornichon homolog 2 isoform X2 encodes MCCAERERLKNIERICCLLRKLVVPEYSIHGLFCLMFLCAAEWVTLGLNIPLLFYHLWRYFHRPADGSEVMYDAVSIMNADILNYCQKESWCKLAFYLLSFFYYLYSMVYTLVSF; translated from the exons ATGTGCTGTGCCGAG CGCGAGCGGTTAAAAAACATCGAGCGCATCTGCTGTCTCCTGAGGAAG CTGGTGGTTCCGGAATACTCCATCCACGGCCTCTTCTGTCTGATGTTTCTGTGTGCAGCAGAGTGGGTGACCCTGGGCCTCAACATCCCCCTCCTCTTCTATCACCTTTGGAG GTACTTCCACCGTCCTGCGGATGGCTCTGAGGTCATGTATGATGCGGTCTCCATCATGAATGCTGACATCCTCAACTACTGCCAGAAGGAGTCCTGGTGCAAACTCGCCTTCTACCTGCTCTCCTTCTTCTATTACTTATACAG TATGGTTTATACGTTGGTGAGTTTCTAA